Proteins from one Triticum aestivum cultivar Chinese Spring chromosome 7A, IWGSC CS RefSeq v2.1, whole genome shotgun sequence genomic window:
- the LOC123152771 gene encoding F-box protein At5g65850-like — WSCQRNTKPWLDSHPGETSDAAGVFTDDIILEILSRLPARSVHRFKCVSVPGRDLITDPANRKKLPQALAGFLYMSFRSVHHHHFASVSGGAAPFDPSVPYLQPNKYKDMEQVDACNGLLLYRGCTKNLPPWDWKEDDCRFVVCNPATGSWVELPPQPQLQEPVKGRSRVAGLAFDPTVSSHFHVLRFEEADSSSVTGVSIYSSRTGAWSHRDRAMAEEVTLSYSTRCIFAGGVLYLMGSLQSTNNDHVLLAVDMAGKVWKTISVPYPRRFAMIGSSQGCLHYAIASVSDDNNILVSKIELWCLKDCDSKEWVLKHTASIDKLMGMTMKNYRVIGIHPDCNTISLVPCGGHTLLPYDMQHQKVGCILNLEKNSTQRFLPYVPLFSESLADANGR, encoded by the coding sequence TGGTCCTGTCAGAGGAACACCAAGCCTTGGCTGGACAGCCATCCGGGGGAGACCTCGGATGCGGCCGGCGTGTTCACCGACGACATCATCCTGGAGATCCTCTCCCGCCTCCCAGCCAGATCCGTCCACCGCTTCAAGTGCGTTTCCGTACCCGGGCGCGACCTCATCACCGACCCTGCCAACCGCAAGAAGCTGCCCCAGGCCCTCGCCGGCTTCCTGTACATGTCCTTCCGCAGCGTGCACCACCACCACTTCGCCAGCGTCTCCGGCGGCGCAGCCCCGTTCGACCCTTCCGTCCCTTACCTGCAGCCAAACAAGTACAAGGACATGGAGCAGGTGGACGCCTGCAATGGCCTCCTTCTCTACCGCGGCTGCACCAAGAATTTGCCCCCTTGGGATTGGAAAGAGGATGATTGCCGTTTTGTCGTGTGCAATCCTGCCACTGGCAGCTGGGTGGAGCTGCCCCCTCAACCTCAACTGCAAGAGCCGGTGAAAGGGCGTAGCCGTGTCGCAGGTTTGGCTTTTGATCCGACGGTCTCATCCCATTTCCATGTTCTTCGTTTCGAGGAGGCAGACTCGTCGAGCGTGACAGGAGTCAGCATCTACTCATCGCGGACAGGAGCCTGGAGTCATAGGGACAGGGCGATGGCTGAGGAAGTTACGCTGTCGTATAGCACTAGATGTATCTTTGCTGGCGGCGTGCTCTACCTGATGGGCTCCCTTCAAAGCACCAACAACGACCATGTACTGCTGGCAGTGGACATGGCTGGGAAAGTGTGGAAGACCATCAGTGTGccgtatccccgaagatttgctaTGATTGGATCGTCCCAGGGGTGCTTACACTATGCTATAGCTTCCGTCAGTGATGACAACAACATCCTAGTTTCTAAGATAGAACTCTGGTGCCTCAAGGATTGTGATAGTAAAGAATGGGTCCTCAAACATACTGCCAGCATCGATAAGCTTATGGGCATGACTATGAAGAATTACAGGGTGATCGGGATCCATCCAGACTGCAACACCATTTCCTTGGTTCCATGTGGAGGTCATACCTTGCTACCGTATGATATGCAACATCAGAAAGTTGGATGCATCCTTAATCTTGAGAAAAACAGTACACAACGATTTCTACCCTATGTTCCTCTGTTCTCAGAGTCATTAGCAGATGCAAATGGCCGGTAG
- the LOC123154260 gene encoding probable L-type lectin-domain containing receptor kinase S.5, whose translation MAMPNTNSMLSFSCIAYAAIVVLALGSRTCSCLQFTYPNFNAINMDDFTFSPGSTIADGALQITPSTGNMRHRSGRVVYARETLKLWNNKRMAPTLFRTDFLLNIQPGQNGAGEGMAFVLTNNPSLPSNSNGQWLGICNDTTDGTNTDPVVAVEFDTRKSYEDDLDGNHVGIDINNIKSIRQYPLSNVSIILSSGSDVWVSIRYHGTSKLFQVFLVQHSIRGRYVYQGDIYIDLSQLLQDKIYLVFAGSTGNFTQLNQIKSWNFTMINE comes from the coding sequence ATGGCAATGCCCAATACCAATAGCATGTTGAGCTTTTCATGTATAGCTTATGCAGCTATTGTCGTCCTAGCCCTAGGCAGTAGAACCTGTAGTTGCTTGCAGTTTACTTATCCCAACTTCAACGCAATCAATATGGATGATTTCACCTTCAGCCCAGGCTCAACAATTGCAGATGGCGCCTTGCAGATCACCCCAAGTACCGGAAACATGCGCCACCGGTCGGGGAGAGTGGTTTATGCAAGGGAAACCCTCAAGCTGTGGAACAACAAGCGCATGGCGCCCACCTTGTTCAGGACAGATTTCCTGCTCAACATCCAACCCGGTCAGAATGGGGCTGGAGAAGGTATGGCATTTGTGCTCACAAACAATCCATCGTTGCCCAGCAACAGCAATGGCCAGTGGCTTGGCATATGCAATGACACGACAGACGGCACGAATACGGACCCAGTTGTAGCCGTCGAGTTTGACACGAGAAAGAGCTATGAGGATGACCTTGACGGCAACCATGTTGGCATCGACATCAACAACATCAAATCTATTCGACAGTACCCGCTTAGTAATGTTTCCATCATCCTCTCAAGTGGCTCTGATGTATGGGTCAGTATCAGGTACCACGGCACATCAAAATTGTTTCAAGTATTTCTAGTCCAACACAGCATCCGTGGGCGGTATGTCTACCAAGGAGATATCTACATTGATCTATCACAGCTTCTGCAGGACAAGATATATTTGGTATTTGCAGGTTCCACTGGCAACTTCACCCAACTGAACCAGATAAAGTCGTGGAACTTCACCATGATAAATGAATAA